The nucleotide sequence aaaaaaactccTCAAATAACTCAAACTCCCTGTTCAACATCGTAAGAAACCTGATTGAAGAGAACAACAACAACGCCCCCCCAACCAAAACAAATAATCTAAGCCAAGACCTGGCCctgttcttcaagaacaaaataagcaaaataaccaGCACCATCAACAATCCCTCAACCACAGAGGAACGACTTGACAAAACAACCATAACACCCTGGTCGAACTTCGATCCAATATCTAACAACGAAGCtgaaaaaatgctaagaaaaatcaacCCAACACGAGATGTGAAAGAAATGGTGCACATCGTTGCCCCAACCATAGCTGCTGTTATcaacaaatcactcgaagaaggTGAGCTTCCAACTGAATTAAAAACTGCAACTAtcacaccaatattaaaaaagaagaacctagatcctGCTGATTTGAATAACTACcatcctatctcaaacctccctttaCTCGCAAAGATGACTGAGAAGGCGGCACTGATACAGCTTAATGAACACCTAGAGAACAACAATATTCTACACGccgcacaacatggattcaggaaaaatCGCAGTACGGAAACACTGCTCGTCAACCTATctaacaaaataataaggggCTTCGACAACAAACTAAGCCACCTACTAATCCTACTCGATCTctctgcggcatttgacaccgtagaCCTCAAAAGCCTGATATCAAGACTTGCAAACTTTGGTCTTTCCGGCAAAACTCTCGACTGGTTCACATCGTTCCTAAAAGGCAGATTCTTCAAGATCACCATGAACAACAAATCATCAAATCCCCTCCCACTCGAAACTGGGGTACCACAAGGGTCCgccctctcggccaccctctttaatatctacctactcccactctgccacctcatctCAAGTCTTGGCGTAACATATGTACGCCGACGCCATTCAACTCCTCATCCCAGTAACCACCACTATCGAAGAGGCACTGGGCACTACAGCCAACCACCTAATCTCAATTAGAAACATGCTGAACCAACTAAAGCTATGCctcaacatgaataaaactgaatgcatcctcaGGACAAAACCCCCATACATTCCCTACAAATCGATAACATCAGCATCCAACTGAAAAACACTGCAAAGGACCTCGGTATCTGGATCGACAATgaacttaacttaaaaaagaacatcgcaactaaaaccaaagaaggctttCAGAAACTTCACGTCCTGAAACATCTAAAACCGCTTCTTCACCAACAAAAGAATTCCGGACCGTGCTGCAATCTCTTATTTTCAACagcctcgattactgcaactcactcctgcttggccttccaaaatctacctttaaaaccacttcaactgttacaaaatgccgcagccagaatcctaaccggcaagaagaaatcagaacacatcacccctgttctgagaagtcttcactggctcccaatcgagcaaagaattgaattcaaaacttTAACAATAGTTCACAATGCAATTTACAAAGAAGAAAACACCGCCCTCAATAACATGATTCAGAAACACAAATCTCAATGCACGACCAGAACGGCCTGCAAACTACACTTAGACATACCCTCTCTGCCTTTAGCAAAGCTTTCCAACACtgggaacagagccttctccatcgcaggacctaaattatggaactccttaccacaatACCTAAGCTTCGTgacatcaaatccttcaaaaaggaactcaaaacatggatattcagccaaaCTTTCAGAGATGGTGTTGGTTAAGCTGCATGCAACTTCCCAACTCATTCCCCACCTCTGCTTGACACACACTAAACTTCTCGAAAGTTCTCCTCTCACATTTCCACATCTCTCACCCATCCATGGTCTCCTAATGTTGTAGCATTTTTAGTTAATAATAAGTCTTGACCCCTCCGCCTACTGAATTCGGACTCTTCCCTCAGTCCCAACATAGCCATACACGAAAAAGCTATATGCACCTTATGTCCGATGATGAACGCACCATATGTTCGACGATGTACTCAAGTTACTACGTAACTTGCATAAAATTTTCTTATGGTCCACTCATATATATGCTCAATTCGCGTGTTGTTAGAAATGTTCGTTTCTAGATTGTAATAGTCGTTCAATTAATAAGTCTCTCGTTCAAATGTACATTTACTGAAATAAGTTGCTCATataatgtattaagttgttttcatgtaaaccggagtgaaggcagatcgctatacctcggtatataaaagatttgaaataataaaataaataattttccttACAAATAATTCCAAAAGAAGTCATTTAATTTGCAATTAAAAGTGCTTCTCATAGCTTTGACTTCTTGCTGTCCCCTTCAGTGAATCAGTCCCCAAGGGACATTCAGCTTTCCGCTCTCAGCATGTGATGCAGATCCGCGTTTGGAAAATGCTCTGCTTCAGGGGTGCGCGCTGGGTTTGATAGTGGAATATTGAATAGCGATTGGAGACAGCAAGAAGTCACAGCTGTGGTAAGAACTTTTAATTGTAAATATGACACAAATTCCTAAAGAAAGTAATTTAAAATTTACTGCTCACTTATCCATTTCTGTAAGCACTTTCAGGTGAGGTCTATGATTATACTGAAGCACTGATTGCGTTATCAAGATTACCATTAGCTGTGTATGAAGACCTTCATTAATATTTTGAACTGAGTGCTGGACATCACAGGGCTATTTAAAACCAATTTAAGTTGGTTTACAAGGTGGTTTCTGTTATGTGTGAGTTACATAAAACAACATTCTGAGAATTTTATCTACCTGACGGTACTGAGTTGTTCAGTCCTCGGCTTGGTCCTCCTCTGAGACCCATCGATGTGCTCTGGTTCATCCCAAAATGCTGCAGAAAGGAGCTGATGCAGCTGCTTTAcacccctgttccctctgaggtgTTTAATGCTGGAAAACCCTGACCATTGTCACTTTGAGTCTCCCTGACATCAAGTAATGTCTGTCCTTTATTTTCTTATCCAGAGATCAAGGAGTCCAAGAGAAGACATGAGGAGATGCATCCTGAGGAATCCAGTAAACATCTGGAAGTGACTAAAGCAGTATCGGAGAAAGATGGAGCAGATACCTGCCTGTGTTGTGAATGGGAGGAAATCTGGAATCAGTGCAAGCCAGAGGAAAGGCTGAGAAACCCTGAGACTGTGACTCCCTATGAGCAAAGTACACAGCAGCCAAGAGAATATGCTGGGTTGAGTCTCTCTTCAGGCAGTGAATGTGCAAATATATTAATAAAAGTTCACCAGAGGATTCAAACAAGAGATAAATCATTtccatgtagtgaatgtaataaaagcttcatttATCCATCACAACTGAAAATACACCAGAAGATCCACTTAGGAGGAAAGCAATTTACATGTACAGACTATAATAAAAGCTACACGtggaaatcaaaaagaaaaaggcaTCAAAGGATGCATACAACAGAGAAACCATTCACTTGCACTAAGTGTGATAAAGATTTCAGTGCGAAAGCAGAACTGAAAATACACAAAAGGCTCCACATGGTAGGAAAATCATTCACATGTACAGTATGTGAAAAATCCTTTGCGCTGAAATCTCATCtggaaaagcaccaaataaaccACAAGGGAGAAAAACCATTAACATACACAGAATGTGATAAAAGTTTATATACAAAACCAGAACGGAAAAAGCGTCAAAGGCTACACAAAGAAGCGAACCAATTTATATGCACTatatgtgataaaagcttcatttacaaatgtttattgaaaaagcatgaaagaatccacacaggagagaaaccatttacttgCACTGATTGTGACAAAAGCTTTCATTCCAAACATGAACTGAAAATGCATGAAAGATTACATACAGGAGAGAagctatttacatgcactgagtgtgataaagGCTTCATTTacaaatgtttattgaaaaaacatgaaaggatccacactggagagaaaccatttacatgctctGATTGTGATAAAAGCTTTGGTTCAAAACATGAACAGAAAATGCATGAAAGGaagcacacaggagagaaactgTTTACATGCATGgtgtgtgataaaagcttcatttacaaatgtttattgaaaaagcaTGAAAAAATCCACTCGGGAGAGAAATCATTTGCATGCAGTGAACGTGATAAAAGAATTAACCAGAAATCTCATCTAAAACTGTACCAAATAAAGCACAAGCGAGAAAAACCTTTAAAATGTCCTGAGTGTGACAAAGGTTTCTCTACAAAATCAGAACTGAAAAGGCATGAAAgtatccacacaggagagaaaccatttaaatgcactGAGTGCGATAAAAACTTCCGGTCGAAGCATGAATTGAAAATGCATAAAAGGaaacacacaggagagaaactatttacatgcacagagtgtgataaaagtttcatttacaaatgtttattgaaaaagcatgaaaggatccacacaggtgagaaaccatttacttgCAATGATTGTGATAAAAGCTTTCATTCAAAACATGAACTGAAAATGCATGAAAGATTACATACAGGAGAGAAACTATTTACATGCACCGAGTGTGATAAAGGTttcatttataaatgtttattgaaaaagcatgaaagaagccacacaggagagaaaccaatTACATGCAGTGAAAGTAATAAAAGATTTCAGCAGAAATGTCATTTTAAAAGGCAACAAATAAACCAGAAGCGAGAAAAATCATtaacatgtactgagtgtgaaaAATGTTTTAGTACAAAATCAGAACTAAAAAGGCATGAAAgtatccacacaggagagaagccatttacatgcactgagtgtgaAAAAAGCTTCAGTCacaaatatttattgaaaaacCATGAAAGGGTTCacacaggtgagaaaccatttgcatgcactgagtgtgataaaagcttccgtTCAAAACCTGAATTGAAATTGCATGAAAgtatccacacaggagagaaaccatttatatgCTGTGAATGTAATAAAAACTTCCGTTCGAAACATGAACTAAAAAAGCATGAAAGTATCCActcaggagagaaaccatttatgtgcaccaattgtgataaatgcttcaTTAGCAAAGCACACTTGAAAGTTCACGAAAGGATCCACAcagaagagaaaccatttaaatgcatTGAGTGTGATAAAAACTTCCGTACAAAACCTGAACTGAAAAAGCACGAAAGGATCCACTCtgcagagaaaccatttacatgcacagagTGCGATAAAAGCTTCCGTTCAAAACCTGAACTGAAAATACATGAAATggtccacacaggagagaaaccatttacatgcactgagtgcACTAAACGTTTTAGTagaaaatcaaaactgaaaaagcatgaaaggatccacacaggagagaaaccatttacatgcacccagtgtgataaaagcttcagttggAAATCTGATCTGAAAAAGCACGAAAGGATCCATACAGGAgataaaccatttacatgcagtgagtgtgataaatgtttcagatGGAAATTTGAACTGAAAATTCATAAAAGaatccatacaggagagaaaccatttacatgcatggTGTGCGATAAAAGCTTCAGTAGGAAATCACAACTAAAAAgccatgaaaggatccacacaggagagaaaccatttacatgcaatgAATGTGATAAATGCTTCAGATGTAAATCAAAATTGATAAggcatgaaaggatccacacaggagagaaaccattttcatGCATTGACTGTGACAAAGGCTTCAGTAGGAAATCACAACTGAAAAGCCATGAAAGGATACACCTggtaaagaaataatttaatgcactgtgataaaagcttcagttggAAAATAAATCTGAACAGGCATAAAATAATGCACTGGGGAGAGAGATCAGAATTATGAATTATGTAACTGGTTTTGTTTTGTCTGGCATTAAACCCGTTGAGTCCTCTCATTAACTCCCTGGGTTATGAAACTTGCTTTAATTCTAGCGCATCCAATCTCCTTTCAAAGGTATATCCTTTACTATTTGTCTATGATTTGAAACTCTACACTTCTTGTGATGCTCATTTAGCAAAACTGACATCTCCGTGACTGAAGATTGCAATataaaggaactggaacaggaaggcagAAGACTTCAGCATAAAGTATTGAAGGCCTATTATGTagccctatggggtagattttcaaaaacggcgcgttcgtgtacttttgttggcgctccaggcgcaaacaaatgtacgctggattttagtagatacgcgcgtagccgctaaaatcctggattggcgcgcgcaaggctgcctattccgtgtagctggcgcgcgccgagccgcgcagcctgccgccgttccctccaaggccgctccgaaatcggagcagcctcggagggaattccctttcgccctcccctcaccttcccctcccttcctctacctaacccacccccccggccctgtctaaacccccccccctttgttgggggatttacgcctcctggagggagaagtaaatccccgcgcgccagcgggccgctggcgcgcctagacgcaacctgggggcggttccggagggtgcggccacgcccccggaccgccccgggccgaaaccacacccccgggcccgcccccgaaatgccgcatcccgccccgaaaacggcgcgccgctcggccccgcccccgacacgcccccctcggaaaaccccgggacttacgcgagtcccggggctctgcgcgcgtcggtgcgcctattgaacataggcgcaccggcacgcagggctcttaaaatccgcccctataggTGTAATTAATTCCAATTAGAACCACCTTCATTTTTAGGAATGTACAATCTCAGCATGCAATACTGCTTATAAATTATCTGATGGGCatggaggaaaggaaaattgtttcttacctgctaattttcattcctggagtaaagcagagttgcttacctgtaacaggtgctctcctaggtcagcaggatgaaggtcctcacacatgggtgacatcaacgGATGGAACCCagtatggaaaacttatgtcaaagtttttagaactttgactaggcacactgaggggcggattttaaaagggttacgcacgtaacccttgaaaaaaaacccctgcgcttttgcataggctcggcggcgcgcgcaagtcccagggctttgctaagggggggtgtcgggggggtGACGCGACGTTCGGGGTGTTCTggtgggcatggtgccggcccgagggcgttccgggggcgtggccgaggcctccggaccagcccccgggtcgggtgatggcgtgccagcgggccaccggcgcgcgcgagttactcCTGCCTCGGGCGAagaaaagtatgcgctcgcgcttttttaaaaaatgtacccgaGCATGCCCTGTTCCACCCGTCctcgtggggtccctcttcagtctcgttagAAAGAATTACGCTAAAACCAAAATAATATAAGGAGAGACCCAACTCCTCGGGGTAGCGGGCGGGttttgtaaggactaacatcctgctgtcctaggagaacacctgttacaggtaagcaaatctgatTTATCCTGGGACGAgccggatggtagtcctcacacatgggtgaatacgtAGGTACAGGCTGCTCCTGAACACAAAAAGGagaccaacaagcaccaaccagcTGCCAGCGGGCACAACagccacagtgctgttggtaacagagggggagtcAGCCTGAACCCAATCTGGGCCCTaagtagggagagttgggttcctcACCTCAGAgagattccggaggacagactggccacaCCTTCTGTCACGTCGGCCTTCCCTATCCAGACAGCAGTGCGATGCAAATGTGTGaggagaactccacgtcgcagccttgcaggtctcctccacgggaactgctcgcaaaTGGGCTACCATGGCCCTAACAGAATGAGCCGTGAcctgacccccaagatgcagtcctgcctgggcataacagaaggagatgcaatctgctggccaactcccaacctattcctatcaaaggAAATAAAAAGCTGGGTGGAGCGTCtgtgggcttctgtccgctccaggtagaaggctaaggctgtCTTGCAATTCAAACTATGCAGGGCTCGTTCatcttggtgcgaatggggccggggaaagaatgctggcaggacgatggactggttaagatggaaatccatcaccatattaggcaggaacttggggtggGTACAGAAGACCACCCTGTGTcgtgataaaacttagtgtaaggtggataagtcactaaggcctggagcttgctaaCCCTGCACattgaagtgaccgccaccaaaaatatgaccttccaggtcaggtacttcaggtcacaggtgcgcagcgactcaaaaggagctttcgCCAGCTGAactaacaccacgttgaggtcccaaaacacagcgggaggccttaggggaggcttcagctgaagcaggccccgcatgaaacgtACGACTATAGGCTGTACGGAGATGGGCAAACCATCTACCCTGTGGTGGTATGCGCCAgctgcactaagatgaactcttaTGAAGTTGGTATCCAAGCCAGCCTCTGAAAGGTGAGGAAGGTAATCAACCAGGTTTTGtgggggcaggagaacggatctagagccttctgctcacaccacatggaaaacctcctcttcAGTCCATAGACTTTCTAGAAGCcgcaggacccgagacacatcctcaaAAAGATCAAGCGGTTTctggattaacctctcaacatccaggctgtggtgacagggcctggagattgggatgccgcagcctagcctgatcctgcgtgatgaggtctggggaagtctccagactgatcggtttccggGCGGACAACTCCCAaaagagtggaaaccagacctgtctcggcaaggaggagctatgaggatcatagtccctcaaCCCTCTCTCAGGAGAGTCTTCACTACCAGAGGAATCGGATATGTGTACAGATGGCCCTTGCCCCAACGGCGAGCAAAGGCACCTGAGGCTGGTCTgccgtctgacctgtacagggaacagaactgagtcgccttcctgttgcagggggacgcgAACAAGTCCACGCCTGGGCTCCGCAGAGGTAGAAGATCTGATTTGCTAcccacttgtggggtctgaaggcccaACGCAGTCTGTCCGCTGTCACGTTCTCTGttctggccagatacatggcccggAGCACCAGGACCAAATCTGAACCGCCTCCtggcacaggaggtatgatcttgtgcctccctgcttattgacataccACAGCTCTACCTGGTtgtgtttggatcaggacaattttgttgaacaGCCGATCCCTGAAAGCCCATAGAGCGTACCCAattgcctggagctccaggaagttgatttgacctTGTGCTTCCTGGGCGCACCATAGACCCTGGGTGTGGAGCCCCTCTACATGGGACCCTCCACCCCAGGGTGGACGCAACCATGTAAGGACAGTTTGAGTAGGGGGCGGGGTCTCTGGAAGGATATCCCCTGTTCCAAACTGAgagtacccgccaccaggacaaggagtcccggAGGGACTGAGTGATGCAAATGCAATCCtgaaggtcctgggtggcctaACGCCACTGTGATCTTAaggtccactgggctctgcacatgtgcaagcaagccaagggagtgacatggacggatgcggcccaacagcctcaactcCTGCCGAGCCGACACCTGCTAGCTCTGCTGAGTCACCGCCGCGATGGACGCCAGGGCGACTGCCCTGGAGCGCGGCAGGAAGGCCTTcacctgagccgtgtctagcagagCTTCAATGACATCCAATCAGGGTGATGGCCTGAGGTAagactttgggtaattgatgatgacccctagtgactccagcacccaGCTGGTCAAGCGCAAAGGACCGTACGGCCGctgcctgagaggtgctcttaaccagccagtcgtccaagtaagggaagacatgcactcccagtctgcggagGTGCGCCCCCAGCACGGCCAGACACTTTATAAAGACACGTGGGGCCGATGTGAGCTGGAATGGCAACGCTCTGTACTGGAAgggctgttttcccaccacaaatctgagacaCTTCCCGTGGCCTGGAGAGATCGGGATGTGAGTGAAGGCTTCCTTTaaatcgagggagcagagccagtccccattttgcaggaggggaatcagggtgcccagggaaaccatctcgaacttttcttttcttagaaaaacGGGTTCAAGGCCCTCGGGTCTAGGActtcccctgttctctttggaatggggaagggccaggagtagaatccctgagcagtacctcctgatgcactttCGGCCCCCAAAACGGGCACGGAGGAGAATCTGGTGGGTCACCCAAAAGGTTCAATCGGTACCCCTGGCAGACGATGGACAAAactcactggtctgaggttatacggGGCCACCGGTTCACGAAGAACTGTAGCCTGCTGCCAACTGTGGGTGGGGGTCTAGTGCCTCAGGTATGGGTGACTGGCTCATGCTCCCTCCGATCCAAtgaaaaccccatccctggatttggcagggataagaacataagaacatgccatgctgggtcagaccaagggtccatcaagcccagcatcctgtctccaacagtgaccaatccaggccataagaacctggcaagtatccaaaaattaagtctatcccatgttactgttgctagtaatggcgatggttattatctaagtcaacttaattaatagcaggtaatggacttctcctccaagaacttatccaatccttttttaaacccagctacactaactgcactaaccacatcctctggcaacaaattccagagtttaattgtgcgttgagtaaaaaagaactttctccgattagttttaaatgtgccccatgctaacttcatggagtgtcccctagtccttctactatccgaaagagtaaataaccgattcacagctacccgttctagacctctcatgattttaaacacctctatcatatcccccctcagctgtctcttctccaagctgaaaagtcctaacctctttagtctttcctcataggggagctgttccatcccctttatcattttggttgcccttctctgtaccttctccattgcaattatatcttttttgagatgcagcgaccagaattgtacacagtattcaaggtgcggtctcgccatggagcgatacagaggcattatgacattttccgttttattcatcattccttttctaataattcccaacattctgtttgcttttttgactgccgcagcacactgcaccgacgatttcaatgtgttatccactatgacacctagatctctttcttgggttgtagcacctaatatggaacccaacattctgtaattatagcacgggttatttttccctatatgcatcaccttgcacttatccacattaaatttcatctgccatttggatgcccaattttccagtctcacaaggtcgtcctgcaatttatcacaatctgcttgtgatttaactactctgaacaattttgtgtcatctgcagatttgattatctcactcgtcgtatttctttccagatcatttataaatatattgaaaagtaagggtcccaatacagatccctgaggcactccactgtccactcccttccactgagaacattgcccatttaatcctactctctgtttcctgtcttttagccagtttgcaatccacgaaaggacatcgccacctatcccatgactttttacttttcctagaagcctctcatgaggaactttgtcaaacgccttctgaaaatccaagtatactatatctaccggttcacctttatccacctgtttaataactccttcaaaaaagtgaagcagatttgtgaggcaagacttgtcttgggtaaagccatgctgactttgttccattaaaccatgtctttctatatgttctgtgattttgatgtttagaacactttccactatttttcctggcactgaagtcaggctaaccggtctgtagtttcccggatcgcccctggagccctttttaaatattggggttacatttgctatcctccagtcttcaggtacaatggatgattttaatgataagttacaaatttttactaataggtctgaaatttcgtaCCCTACCTTTACTACCACAACCTgccactctgtctctctctgaccGAACAtcacatcccactgaatatctgggatatTGTAGCCAGCCACCTTTAGCCTGATAAGTTAACTGTTGTAGGGTTTCTTTGAATGTTAACCTGTGTTTTATCAAGGTGATTACGTTCAAAATTCTGGTCAAGCGATGCAGAAATACACGGCTCGGTCAGCGACGGGATCAGCTTTTTCTGTACTTGGGGAAGATATTCAGAATTGCGCCCTCCATCCCCTACCCCCTCTTTTGACTTACTGACTGCTCCAGCCTAGCGCTTTATCCTTTGGTGGCAAAGTCACTCTGGTGATGGCAGCTTCAGCAAagcatccctctctctcctctccaggatccctctccttctctcccattCCCTGCCCGCTCTTCGCTCCCACCTGGGAACACTCTGGATTTTCCCCAGAGACTCGGGGAATTTGCAATcattttctggggggggggggttccggggaaacattaaaaaaaaaaaaaaaaaaagctccagccACGCCCCTGCCAAAgtaagcctgcagggaacaggagaaggaaggatgagcctggagcacacagtGCAGGCAGCACGTGGGCAGAAACCGGAAGTAGGGACGGGGGACTGCAACGCACAAACGTGGAGTCTGCAGCTGCGATTCCAGGCCTGGGAACTCGGCTGAGGGCAGAGCGAAGGCGCACAAGTCGGGGAGCTGTGACTTACAGCAGGGTGGGAACAAGGAGAGTGCTGGGATCCGGGAGAAAGGAAGCTCCTTcctggaagggagggaaaaaaagtgTGGGTGGAGGAGTGAAAGCTGATCATCgttattcctcccccccccccccttccctgctaatcaacagcaaccTCAGGGCTGTTCCCCGGGATGCCTCGCTCCTCCCCTCCTTTCTGTGTaagcccccttttttttctcccaccaccAATTGCTctgggcccctctctctcccccactaaACCTGCCCAGCAGCCCTCACTCCCATGCTAAACTCATTCCCAACtgcagccgccccccccccccccccccagcactcttTTCgctggcatccccctcccccgggCTTGGATTTACCAATAGGTACACTAGGTCTGGGCCAAGGGCAGCAGGTCAGCTGAATCTCACTTTGGAGAGAACCACCCTCTTGCTTCCTGCCTCAGCCACTCCCCTCCCCatcagggaacaggaggggaggagctgaggCTATGCAAGCACAGCAAAGCAAAGAACCACTCTGCTGGATGATCCACCCCCTCTCCTGCCGACACTCAGGGGACTGGAGGAGAGGAACAAGCCTGAAGGGGAGCATCTtgggaaagaaaggaggagctgagagagggattattgggggggggggagggggaggagaggagctggGCGACAGGAGCAGATGGGGATGCATCTGTGTGAGATTGGGGCACTGG is from Rhinatrema bivittatum chromosome 2, aRhiBiv1.1, whole genome shotgun sequence and encodes:
- the LOC115085856 gene encoding zinc finger protein 271-like isoform X2, translating into MHPEESSKHLEVTKAVSEKDGADTCLCCEWEEIWNQCKPEERLRNPETVTPYEQSTQQPREYAGLSLSSGSECANILIKVHQRIQTRDKSFPCSECNKSFIYPSQLKIHQKIHLGGKQFTCTDYNKSYTWKSKRKRHQRMHTTEKPFTCTKCDKDFSAKAELKIHKRLHMVGKSFTCTVCEKSFALKSHLEKHQINHKGEKPLTYTECDKSLYTKPERKKRQRLHKEANQFICTICDKSFIYKCLLKKHERIHTGEKPFTCTDCDKSFHSKHELKMHERLHTGEKLFTCTECDKGFIYKCLLKKHERIHTGEKPFTCSDCDKSFGSKHEQKMHERKHTGEKLFTCMVCDKSFIYKCLLKKHEKIHSGEKSFACSERDKRINQKSHLKLYQIKHKREKPLKCPECDKGFSTKSELKRHESIHTGEKPFKCTECDKNFRSKHELKMHKRKHTGEKLFTCTECDKSFIYKCLLKKHERIHTGEKPFTCNDCDKSFHSKHELKMHERLHTGEKLFTCTECDKGFIYKCLLKKHERSHTGEKPITCSESNKRFQQKCHFKRQQINQKREKSLTCTECEKCFSTKSELKRHESIHTGEKPFTCTECEKSFSHKYLLKNHERVHTGEKPFACTECDKSFRSKPELKLHESIHTGEKPFICCECNKNFRSKHELKKHESIHSGEKPFMCTNCDKCFISKAHLKVHERIHTEEKPFKCIECDKNFRTKPELKKHERIHSAEKPFTCTECDKSFRSKPELKIHEMVHTGEKPFTCTECTKRFSRKSKLKKHERIHTGEKPFTCTQCDKSFSWKSDLKKHERIHTGDKPFTCSECDKCFRWKFELKIHKRIHTGEKPFTCMVCDKSFSRKSQLKSHERIHTGEKPFTCNECDKCFRCKSKLIRHERIHTGEKPFSCIDCDKGFSRKSQLKSHERIHLVKK
- the LOC115085856 gene encoding zinc finger protein 658B-like isoform X1, whose translation is MPAGVSAQVPVTFEDVAVSFSQEEWGYLEEWQKELYKEVMKENYQTLSSLGTGSPTITPEIISHIERGEEPYIRDEPGSEEGGTGKSSCSEIKESKRRHEEMHPEESSKHLEVTKAVSEKDGADTCLCCEWEEIWNQCKPEERLRNPETVTPYEQSTQQPREYAGLSLSSGSECANILIKVHQRIQTRDKSFPCSECNKSFIYPSQLKIHQKIHLGGKQFTCTDYNKSYTWKSKRKRHQRMHTTEKPFTCTKCDKDFSAKAELKIHKRLHMVGKSFTCTVCEKSFALKSHLEKHQINHKGEKPLTYTECDKSLYTKPERKKRQRLHKEANQFICTICDKSFIYKCLLKKHERIHTGEKPFTCTDCDKSFHSKHELKMHERLHTGEKLFTCTECDKGFIYKCLLKKHERIHTGEKPFTCSDCDKSFGSKHEQKMHERKHTGEKLFTCMVCDKSFIYKCLLKKHEKIHSGEKSFACSERDKRINQKSHLKLYQIKHKREKPLKCPECDKGFSTKSELKRHESIHTGEKPFKCTECDKNFRSKHELKMHKRKHTGEKLFTCTECDKSFIYKCLLKKHERIHTGEKPFTCNDCDKSFHSKHELKMHERLHTGEKLFTCTECDKGFIYKCLLKKHERSHTGEKPITCSESNKRFQQKCHFKRQQINQKREKSLTCTECEKCFSTKSELKRHESIHTGEKPFTCTECEKSFSHKYLLKNHERVHTGEKPFACTECDKSFRSKPELKLHESIHTGEKPFICCECNKNFRSKHELKKHESIHSGEKPFMCTNCDKCFISKAHLKVHERIHTEEKPFKCIECDKNFRTKPELKKHERIHSAEKPFTCTECDKSFRSKPELKIHEMVHTGEKPFTCTECTKRFSRKSKLKKHERIHTGEKPFTCTQCDKSFSWKSDLKKHERIHTGDKPFTCSECDKCFRWKFELKIHKRIHTGEKPFTCMVCDKSFSRKSQLKSHERIHTGEKPFTCNECDKCFRCKSKLIRHERIHTGEKPFSCIDCDKGFSRKSQLKSHERIHLVKK